The DNA window CTCTCATGAATATGGAATTCCCCGAAGGATTTCAACTGGGAGTCGCTACAGCATCTTATCAAATTGAAGGAGCCTGGAACACTGATGGTATTATAGAaatgaacatttttatatctaataaGTAGGCATTCGTGAAAAGATTGACCCAAAGCCCTGGACAGCTTAGTGATTTAGAACAGTTGCCAGGAAAGCGGAAGAATTTACTACTCCGAATTCCATTTTAGACCATCCGAAGAcccaattttttttcgtaaatctTACAAAGTTGCACAAGAAAAAGGACTCATTTTCGTGAatcctaatattttttttttaatttaatcactgcctatatcatataattataaatcgaaTATAGTAAATTCTTTAATGATGCAAATATAAAATggtaaaaattaaacaattaaattatataaaataattacaggTAAAGGTGTTAATATATGGGATGTATTTACTCAtgataataaatcgaaaataaggGATCACAGCAATGGTGACGTAGCCTGCGATTcgtatcataaatataaagaagatgTCCAGTTAATTAGCGATATAGATGtacgtatttaattaatttcatacttTCGACTAAATAAAGAGTGAATCatagaagaattattattacttttaggctgatttttatcgattctcACTTAGCTGGTCTCGAATTTTGCCAAACGGTTTTTCTAACGTAGTAAACGAAGAAGgacttaattattataaaaatcttatcgACGAATTACTTGCAAAGAATATTCAACCACACGTTACAATATATCATTGGGATCTTCCGcaaaatttggaaaaattagGTGGTTGGACTAACGAATTAATCATCGAATATTTTGTTGATTATGCAAGGATTGTTTTCAGAGAGCTTGGTCCTAAAGTAAAACTTTTCTATACCATAAATGAACCAGCTATACTATGTGGAGAAGGTTACGGCTCAACTACGAAAGCTCCAGGTAAATGTAAAacataatcaaattaaaatttgtacacattgtatatctatatatcaaatgtatgataaaattaaacgtTAAACATTATTTGAATGATGGTTTCAGGGAAAAATTTAACCGAAATTGGATCTTATTTATGCATGCACAATGTACTGAAAGCGCACGCCAAGGTATATCATATGTACGACAAAGAATTCAGATCTGAACAAAAGGGATTGATCTCTATCGTCGTATCGTGTTCCGCATACTTCgccaagaatgaaaataatttggaAGCGGAGGAGATAGCCTATCAATTTATTTGTGGATGGTTAAGTCATCCAATTTATTCGAAAACCGGTGATTATCCAGAAATTATGAAGAATCGTATAGCAGAAAATAGTAGGATTCAAGGATACTCCAAATCAAAATTGCCCGAATTCACACCAGAATGGATTGAATATATACAGTAGATATGTATTTTAACTGATAAatgatattacaataatttaatactattatacttacgataatacaaatttctatatattttttaacacaGAGGAACTTCAGACTTCTTCGCCTTAAATCACTACACTTCTAATCTGGTCGAAATTGTACCAAAGGGACCGAACGATCCTTGGTACGGGGAGAGCGGAGTTAAATTTAGCTACGATCCAAAATGGCCATCCTCTGGATCATCGTGGTTAAAGGTCAACtttaaacgatatttttataaacactACTTCGtaattctaatttattattacaaagagattttcttttgatcGGATTATCTGTTCAAGCGAATACATctaacgatttcttttttgttttttcttctttcttaccttttcttttgctttattttaaatatgtatctcCTGCAATTAAGTGTAACGATTGCCCGAAGTCTcttcttataaataatttacatagtACATAATTCATGCATAATGTTTAATCCGTGGAAGAACGCTCAAAGCTTGATCATGATTGCATGTTTATCATAAACACAGTTTCCACGATATAAACTTATATAAACCTATGCTCACAATCGATTTTGTGTTAAACAATGCGAGAATGttcgatgaaaagaaaattgatatcgGAGGGAAATACtggaaaatcaatgaaatattttttgatatatacatttattctcGAAcctgatcatttttattatgtagtTTTTCATGCCACGATACTGAtagctttttctttataaatttattgaatatttaacgaattttctcttcgataaaataaaaataaaagtaatcggATATCATACTTCAAAAATATCTAAcgttttgttaataatattttctattaacttaaaattttaatgaatattacaataaaaatttatcgatttctACCATTAATCGAATAAACAACTACTAAtcttttagaaattatattataattaaatatacttaTGAAACATACTGAACTAAACGTAATTGAATATTATGTAGTATCatgaatgtataatattaaaaatctaaaattttgtttttagatAGTTCCTGAGGGATTTAGAAAGATtcttaatgtaataaaaaataaatacaataatccACCGGTTATTATTACGGAAAATGGTGTTTCCGACGATGGTACATTGATGGacaaaataagaattaattatttttctgaatATCTTAAGGCTATGCTGCAAGCTATATATGAAGATGGTTGTAACATCAAAGGTTATACAGCTTGGAGTTTGCTAGACAACTTTGAATGGGAAAATGGCtatctgtaatatttattactaatttaaaactaaaaataaaagttatctACTTTcagtattttttcaaatatgttTGTTGACGATACTTCTTCGTTCTAGTGAAAAATTCGGTCTTGTCCAAATTGATTTTGCATCTCCCAACAGAACGAGAACTCCAAAAATGTCAATGGAATGGTACAAAAATGTAATCAAACAACGGAAAATAACTAATTTTATACCAAATACAAACAAATACAATATTGTATCTATTCGTTAAaggaaaatatgtattttcttatGAATTGTCACTATAATATGCggcgtttaattttattcgtatatataaaattgaaaatattgtacttcaaaaaaaaaatggtttgTACATAGGTACAGaatcttatatatttgttacataataaaatattaactcattttattacttattatgcttatatacttatattatttactaatAAAACTTAATgacatattatgtatattttattgaatcagaataatatctcttaagtatttttctttaaaatttcaatttattatattaaatttgaagaaatcaaatttaatttgccgataataatttagaatgttgtgcatatgtatgtgtttaacATGATTTATTTCCCCTATTTAAGCATCAGTATACATCTTTATGCGTGATTTATCGTTAAAGATAAAATCTGTCGTTAAAGAATACTCGATCAGCTTGATTAGAAATTTTAGCGAATATAAATTGGAATTTGAAGACAATCttaatatatcattgatatattatcTAGTGTATTcgcatttataaataaattagtacATATCAGATGGTTTACATGAGTGTTCATTCATCGATACTATTGTCTTTATTCaagtatattatatgattaagaagtgacaaaaaagaaagtagataGTAAACTTCGTTAGTCGACTAGGAAATGAAATTCCCATCTTCGATTTCcgataaaaacagaaaagtaaaggaataagatgaaacgaaaaagatttAATCTCCGTCATCGTACTGAGAAGAAACGTTTTAAATCGAATTGATACCGATTTTCCGATTAACGAGGAAAATGTTTGCCGAATCGTATAACAATTCTTTGTAACTTCCGATTTTTTCCATGTTGTATTCACAAGTTCTttgtaactattattatttctcataaGAAAGATCAAGAATACGAAATaagatattgaattattttatttgcccTTTGACATATTACTATATAATCTTTCTATTGAATAACAACGATGAAAGATTTCA is part of the Vespa crabro chromosome 8, iyVesCrab1.2, whole genome shotgun sequence genome and encodes:
- the LOC124426061 gene encoding myrosinase 1-like is translated as MNFVMAITKYFFPLKTTVCMLLLAKSMLKQTEALMNMEFPEGFQLGVATASYQIEGAWNTDGKGVNIWDVFTHDNKSKIRDHSNGDVACDSYHKYKEDVQLISDIDADFYRFSLSWSRILPNGFSNVVNEEGLNYYKNLIDELLAKNIQPHVTIYHWDLPQNLEKLGGWTNELIIEYFVDYARIVFRELGPKVKLFYTINEPAILCGEGYGSTTKAPGKNLTEIGSYLCMHNVLKAHAKVYHMYDKEFRSEQKGLISIVVSCSAYFAKNENNLEAEEIAYQFICGWLSHPIYSKTGDYPEIMKNRIAENSRIQGYSKSKLPEFTPEWIEYIQGTSDFFALNHYTSNLVEIVPKGPNDPWYGESGVKFSYDPKWPSSGSSWLKIVPEGFRKILNVIKNKYNNPPVIITENGVSDDGTLMDKIRINYFSEYLKAMLQAIYEDGCNIKGYTAWSLLDNFEWENGYLEKFGLVQIDFASPNRTRTPKMSMEWYKNVIKQRKITNFIPNTNKYNIVSIR